One Streptosporangium becharense genomic window, CATGAAGCGCTCCGACATCGGCCCGTTCGGTGTGGTGACACTGCTGTTCACCGTGCTGGCGCAGGTGGCGGCCCTGGCGGAGCTCACCGCCACGGGGGCGGGCCCGATCGCGATGGTCACGGCCTGCACGGCCGGGAGGCTGGCTCTCACCTGGGCCTGCCGCACGGGCGTCCCCGCCGCCCGTGCCGACGGGCTCGGCAGAATGGTGGCGGGCACCGTGCGACGGGGTGTCGCGGCGATCGTCACCGCCCTGGTGCTCGCGCTCACCGCGCTCCTGGCCCTGCCCGACCGCGACACGGTCTTCGGCCCGTGGTTGTCCGACTCGTTCGTCCGGTCTCTTCTACTCGGCTGGCTGGAGGACGGTTACCGGATGACCCGGGAGATCGCCGTGTCATCCGCCGCGGAGGCCCCCGGCCCGGTGAGCACCATGCTCCTGCCCTGGACGGGGGTGCCGCAGGCCGTGTGGGGCCTGCCCGCGGCCGTGCTCGCGGGGCTGCTGGCCGCCTGGATGGTACGGCGCAGGGCGGTGCGACGACTCGGTGGTGTCACCGGGGACGTGCTCGGCGCCGTCGTCGAGATCGCCACCGCCATGACGTTGCTGGCGTGTGCCGTCCTCGTGGGCTGACGTCCCCCACAGGCCGTGGCCCAGCCCGACCCGTTCGGCGGTTACGCCCCGGGGCTCGCGCTGACGCCCTGGAGCTCGCGCTGACGCCCCGGGGCTCGCGCTGACGCCCCTCACAAGCTGGCGGTCCCACCCGCCGCCCCCGCGCGGCGACCCGCCCCGCCGCCCGCCTCGGGGAACCGCTCTGACCGCCCGCGCTCGTCCC contains:
- a CDS encoding adenosylcobinamide-GDP ribazoletransferase, giving the protein MSGSQPPETPSSFADGVRLAIGTLSVFPVRPGIVDRRAGGIAMAVAPMVGAAIGICGGLVLAVAMWLGTTPLLASVLAVATVALLTRGLHLDGLADLADGLGSGRPAERALEIMKRSDIGPFGVVTLLFTVLAQVAALAELTATGAGPIAMVTACTAGRLALTWACRTGVPAARADGLGRMVAGTVRRGVAAIVTALVLALTALLALPDRDTVFGPWLSDSFVRSLLLGWLEDGYRMTREIAVSSAAEAPGPVSTMLLPWTGVPQAVWGLPAAVLAGLLAAWMVRRRAVRRLGGVTGDVLGAVVEIATAMTLLACAVLVG